One Megasphaera elsdenii DSM 20460 genomic window carries:
- a CDS encoding Mrp/NBP35 family ATP-binding protein has translation MSENCTHDCSSCGSSCAERTQPQSLQAAPHAGSHIKHVIAVVSGKGGVGKSLVTSLMAVEMQRRGFKTAILDADITGPSIPKVFGLTDHATGDENGIYPVTTKTGIKVMSMNLLLEDAAAPVVWRGPVISGAVKQFWTDVIWGDIDYMFVDMPPGTGDVPLTVFQSLPMDGILVVTSPQELVSMIVEKALNMSEMMHVPVLGLIENMSYFECPHCHEKLAIFGQSHVEESAQKYDIPHTAKLPIDPEFASHCDKGDIEGYEASYMADTASFLQGVLGK, from the coding sequence ATGAGTGAAAATTGTACACACGATTGTTCCAGCTGCGGCAGCTCCTGCGCTGAACGCACCCAGCCCCAGAGCCTGCAGGCTGCCCCCCATGCCGGCTCGCACATCAAGCATGTCATCGCTGTTGTCAGCGGCAAAGGCGGCGTCGGTAAATCCCTGGTAACGTCCCTTATGGCTGTTGAAATGCAGCGCCGCGGCTTCAAGACGGCTATCCTCGACGCCGATATCACAGGCCCGTCGATTCCTAAGGTCTTCGGCCTGACGGACCATGCGACAGGCGACGAAAACGGTATCTATCCGGTTACGACCAAGACGGGCATCAAAGTCATGTCCATGAACCTCTTGCTCGAAGACGCTGCCGCTCCGGTCGTATGGCGCGGCCCGGTCATTTCCGGTGCTGTAAAACAGTTCTGGACTGACGTCATCTGGGGCGACATCGACTACATGTTCGTCGACATGCCGCCGGGAACGGGTGACGTTCCGCTGACAGTCTTCCAGTCCCTACCCATGGACGGCATCCTGGTCGTCACATCGCCGCAGGAACTCGTTTCCATGATTGTCGAAAAAGCATTGAACATGTCGGAAATGATGCACGTCCCGGTCCTGGGCCTCATCGAAAACATGAGCTATTTCGAATGTCCTCACTGCCACGAAAAATTAGCCATCTTCGGTCAGAGCCATGTCGAAGAATCGGCACAGAAATACGATATTCCCCATACGGCAAAACTGCCGATCGACCCGGAATTTGCATCCCATTGCGATAAAGGTGACATCGAAGGCTACGAAGCCAGCTACATGGCGGACACAGCCTCCTTCCTGCAAGGCGTGTTAGGGAAATAA
- a CDS encoding alkaline phosphatase: MKRQWLKRAILSMVACGSLAGFIPGVQAADVRILPVDNAKFLAGAKFDFDVEVSKAKNLKNVDITVNGQKADKFFGQELKGKALGNGVISYRANQVNFPKTGSYTVKATATDADGANSADARYTVVQEKAQRQAKNVILFVGDGMSLQAREMARIISKGMTNGKYNDLLAMEKMPHNCLITTSGYDSLTTDSANSASAYATGHKSVVNALGVYADSTKDPFDDPRVENISEIVKRSRGMSVGIITQAESTDATPAAMVGHTRRRANQDYIASEYLEDYHRPDVIMGGGSRRYIPQSEQGSKRHDNQNVIQEFKDKGYTFVTNSKEMMAAPDNKPLLGLFHPGTMNVYIDREMLKNPEVLGKYTDQPNLINMTKKSLDILSKNPKGFFAMIEGASIDKQLHAMDWQRATYDTIEFDKAIEYAQKWNKEHGDNTLIIVVADHAHGASITGTYHERDGKKGLAAVRTYADSIFPTFKDANHDGFPDNPDPDVTLAVQYANHPEYYENFHFQQKPTLPTVSQTVTKQEAQQAGDKTEYHQVSTVVEKANPARHHDGDPWELVPANIPDTIGDECHAADDVPLNAEGPGSEYFQGVMDNTEVFFGIMRALGIDATKNVK; the protein is encoded by the coding sequence ATGAAACGACAATGGTTGAAACGAGCAATTCTTTCTATGGTAGCCTGCGGCTCACTGGCAGGTTTCATTCCCGGTGTACAGGCGGCCGATGTCCGCATCCTTCCCGTCGATAATGCGAAATTCCTGGCAGGTGCCAAATTCGATTTCGACGTCGAAGTATCGAAAGCCAAAAATTTGAAGAATGTCGATATTACCGTCAATGGACAGAAAGCCGATAAATTCTTTGGCCAGGAATTAAAGGGGAAGGCTTTGGGCAACGGCGTCATTTCATATCGTGCCAATCAGGTCAATTTCCCTAAAACCGGTTCCTATACGGTAAAGGCGACGGCCACCGATGCTGACGGCGCTAACTCCGCCGATGCCCGCTATACCGTCGTCCAGGAAAAAGCCCAGCGCCAGGCCAAGAACGTCATCCTCTTCGTCGGCGACGGCATGTCCCTGCAAGCCCGCGAAATGGCCCGCATCATTTCCAAAGGCATGACCAACGGCAAGTACAATGACTTGCTGGCTATGGAAAAGATGCCCCATAACTGCCTGATTACGACCAGCGGTTACGATTCCCTGACGACAGACAGCGCCAACTCGGCGTCGGCTTATGCGACAGGCCATAAATCCGTCGTCAATGCCTTGGGGGTCTATGCAGATTCCACGAAAGATCCCTTCGATGATCCTCGTGTCGAAAATATTTCGGAAATCGTAAAACGCAGCCGCGGCATGTCCGTCGGTATCATCACCCAGGCTGAATCGACAGACGCTACGCCGGCTGCCATGGTCGGTCATACGCGCCGCCGTGCCAACCAGGATTACATCGCTTCGGAATATCTCGAAGATTATCATCGCCCGGACGTCATCATGGGTGGCGGCTCGCGCCGTTATATCCCGCAGTCCGAACAGGGATCGAAGCGCCACGACAACCAGAACGTCATCCAGGAATTTAAGGATAAAGGCTATACCTTCGTCACCAATTCTAAAGAAATGATGGCCGCACCGGACAACAAACCGCTCCTGGGCCTGTTCCATCCGGGGACGATGAACGTCTATATCGATCGGGAAATGCTCAAGAACCCGGAAGTCCTCGGTAAATATACGGATCAGCCGAACCTCATCAACATGACTAAGAAATCCCTGGACATCCTCAGCAAGAATCCGAAAGGCTTCTTTGCCATGATTGAAGGCGCTTCCATCGACAAGCAGCTCCATGCCATGGATTGGCAGCGCGCAACGTATGATACCATCGAGTTCGATAAGGCCATCGAATATGCTCAGAAATGGAATAAAGAACACGGGGACAACACGCTGATCATCGTCGTCGCCGACCACGCTCACGGCGCTTCCATTACCGGCACCTATCATGAACGGGACGGCAAGAAAGGCCTGGCCGCAGTCCGCACCTATGCCGACTCCATCTTCCCGACCTTTAAAGATGCCAACCACGACGGGTTCCCGGATAATCCCGATCCTGATGTCACCCTGGCCGTCCAGTATGCCAACCATCCGGAATATTACGAAAACTTCCACTTCCAGCAGAAACCGACGCTGCCGACTGTTTCCCAGACCGTTACCAAACAGGAAGCCCAGCAGGCTGGCGATAAGACCGAATACCATCAGGTATCGACAGTCGTCGAAAAAGCCAATCCGGCCCGCCATCACGACGGCGATCCTTGGGAACTCGTACCGGCTAATATCCCCGATACTATCGGTGATGAATGCCATGCTGCCGACGACGTACCGCTCAACGCCGAAGGTCCCGGCTCGGAATACTTCCAGGGCGTCATGGATAACACAGAAGTCTTCTTTGGCATCATGAGAGCCCTCGGCATCGACGCCACGAAGAATGTAAAATGA
- a CDS encoding ROK family protein, whose translation MIYSCFDIGGTAIKFGLIDETGRFRKKGSLPTEAQTEGGPGIVHKVCSLIHRQLTDHPLEGIGLSTAGIVDTERGSIDYALSIPGYTGTDWKGILEKEFHLPCIVENDTNCAALGEWWLGAGRDMASLFAVTVGTSIGGAFIENGHILHGASRAAGEIAYMRVPAGRLHDVASATYLCRKTARQKAADPEKVDGHKVFQFVRQGDASALAALDAFCQNLADGLANIACLCNPDGIVLGGGIMAQEAILRPRLEQALAARLPKMMLPPKGLAFAQRQNDAGMLGALYLLQQKK comes from the coding sequence ATGATTTATAGCTGCTTTGACATTGGCGGCACAGCCATCAAATTCGGCCTCATCGACGAAACGGGCCGCTTCCGCAAGAAAGGCAGCCTGCCGACCGAAGCCCAGACGGAAGGCGGGCCGGGCATCGTCCACAAGGTCTGCTCGCTCATCCATCGCCAGCTGACCGACCATCCCCTAGAAGGCATCGGCCTCTCGACAGCCGGCATCGTCGATACAGAAAGAGGAAGTATCGACTACGCCTTGTCCATCCCCGGCTATACCGGGACGGACTGGAAAGGCATCCTGGAAAAGGAATTTCACCTTCCCTGTATCGTCGAAAATGATACCAACTGCGCCGCCCTGGGGGAATGGTGGCTCGGCGCCGGTCGGGATATGGCGTCCCTCTTTGCCGTTACGGTCGGCACCAGTATCGGCGGAGCCTTCATCGAGAACGGTCATATTCTCCACGGTGCCAGCCGGGCGGCCGGAGAAATCGCCTATATGCGCGTCCCCGCCGGCCGTCTCCACGATGTCGCCTCGGCGACGTACCTCTGCCGGAAAACGGCACGCCAAAAAGCCGCCGACCCGGAAAAGGTCGACGGCCATAAGGTCTTTCAATTCGTCCGTCAAGGCGATGCATCGGCTTTAGCCGCCCTCGATGCCTTCTGCCAGAATCTGGCTGACGGCCTGGCCAACATCGCCTGCCTGTGCAATCCCGACGGCATCGTCCTCGGCGGCGGCATCATGGCCCAGGAAGCCATCCTGCGGCCCCGATTGGAACAAGCCTTAGCGGCACGATTGCCAAAAATGATGCTGCCGCCGAAAGGCCTGGCTTTCGCTCAGCGACAGAATGATGCCGGCATGCTCGGCGCTTTGTACCTGTTACAACAAAAAAAGTAA
- the nagZ gene encoding beta-N-acetylhexosaminidase, translating into MKKRNAKSGIFLALAVLVLVLAGAWFFWNRSPAVPSPSSPGGTVQEDEAARLVHKMSPEEKIGQLMMIGLAGTTIDDQAQRQLEYCHAGNVILFDRNMDRPDQVQHLTKKIDTTIRKKSGVMPFIALDQEGGQVLRMRKAFPPIPSEQAIGQSGQPEQAKQWALTTGTELKKLGINVNFAPVVDLGSQAERSYSLDPGVVTQFAHEAVAGYGQAGIWCSLKHFPGIGKVKTDPHIDGDSVNSSKDELLKQDLKPFENLIKREDNQKMFIMVSNVTFPALDPNLPACVSKPIMTDLLRHTFGYQGLIVSDDMEMGAMAKHYAFADMGVMAIKAGADIVLVCHEYAHERETYDGLLKEYKNNADFRALVDEKVTRIVRTKLNH; encoded by the coding sequence ATGAAGAAGCGTAATGCCAAGAGCGGGATTTTCCTGGCCCTGGCCGTCCTGGTCCTCGTGCTAGCTGGGGCTTGGTTCTTCTGGAATCGGTCACCGGCAGTACCTTCGCCGTCTTCTCCTGGCGGGACCGTACAGGAAGACGAGGCGGCCAGATTGGTCCACAAGATGTCGCCAGAAGAAAAGATCGGCCAGCTCATGATGATCGGCCTGGCCGGGACGACCATCGACGACCAGGCCCAGCGCCAGCTGGAATACTGCCACGCCGGGAATGTCATCTTATTCGACCGCAATATGGACAGGCCCGACCAGGTCCAGCATCTGACCAAAAAAATAGACACGACGATCCGCAAGAAGAGCGGCGTCATGCCTTTTATTGCCCTCGATCAGGAAGGGGGCCAGGTCCTGCGCATGCGCAAGGCTTTCCCGCCGATTCCTTCGGAACAGGCCATCGGACAGAGCGGCCAGCCGGAGCAGGCCAAACAGTGGGCCCTTACGACGGGGACTGAGTTGAAGAAACTGGGTATCAATGTCAATTTCGCTCCTGTCGTCGACCTAGGCTCCCAGGCCGAACGGTCGTACAGCCTCGACCCCGGCGTCGTGACCCAGTTCGCCCATGAAGCCGTTGCCGGCTATGGACAGGCCGGTATCTGGTGCTCCTTGAAGCATTTCCCGGGCATTGGCAAAGTCAAGACGGATCCTCACATTGACGGGGACAGCGTCAACAGCTCTAAGGATGAACTCTTGAAACAGGATTTGAAGCCCTTTGAGAACCTCATCAAGCGCGAAGACAATCAGAAAATGTTCATCATGGTCTCGAACGTCACCTTCCCCGCTTTGGACCCCAATCTGCCGGCCTGCGTCTCCAAGCCGATCATGACCGACTTGTTGCGCCACACTTTCGGCTACCAGGGTCTCATCGTTTCCGACGATATGGAAATGGGGGCCATGGCCAAACACTATGCCTTTGCCGACATGGGCGTCATGGCTATCAAGGCCGGTGCTGATATAGTCCTGGTCTGCCATGAATATGCCCATGAACGGGAAACCTATGACGGCCTCTTGAAGGAATATAAGAACAATGCAGACTTCCGGGCCTTAGTCGATGAAAAAGTTACCCGCATCGTCCGCACCAAACTGAATCATTAA
- the nagA gene encoding N-acetylglucosamine-6-phosphate deacetylase translates to MKAIIDGLIVLPNEIINGHVIMYEKDIWRIVPRKQFRAGMCSEFIDANGGFVVPGFINEHIHGCAGADTMDDDDQALKTMQQALPATGVTSFVPTTMTMEQGRIEKALQRIRQARKDYQGGAQVLGAHMEGPFISPAYKGSQAEENIQTADFSWLESYADVIKIITLAPETLKNKKFLKDCQDHGITVSIGHTAADFDQAMECMDTLGHCHVTHLYNAMTPFHHRKPGVVGAALLNKHACCELICDDLHVHPAAQKLAYQMKGRDGLILVTDSLRACLQGDGESSLGGQKVFVKNGEARLADGTLAASIAPMNEVALHFLINSGASIPEVVAMATVNPAKALGVYDRIGSLEEGKQADITILDSNDFHVKQTVIAGELAYNEEA, encoded by the coding sequence ATGAAAGCTATCATCGACGGACTCATTGTTCTGCCGAACGAAATCATTAATGGACATGTCATCATGTATGAAAAGGACATCTGGCGCATCGTACCGCGCAAGCAGTTCCGTGCCGGCATGTGTTCGGAATTTATCGACGCTAACGGCGGCTTCGTCGTACCAGGCTTCATCAATGAACACATCCACGGCTGTGCCGGTGCCGACACCATGGATGACGATGACCAGGCCTTGAAGACCATGCAGCAGGCCCTGCCGGCGACGGGCGTTACGTCTTTTGTCCCGACGACGATGACCATGGAACAAGGCCGCATCGAGAAAGCCCTGCAGCGGATACGCCAGGCCCGGAAAGACTATCAGGGCGGAGCCCAGGTATTGGGCGCCCACATGGAAGGCCCTTTCATCAGTCCGGCCTATAAAGGTTCCCAGGCCGAAGAAAATATCCAGACGGCTGATTTTTCCTGGCTCGAATCCTATGCCGATGTCATCAAGATCATCACGCTGGCACCGGAAACGCTGAAGAACAAGAAGTTCCTGAAAGACTGCCAGGACCACGGCATTACCGTATCCATTGGACATACAGCGGCTGATTTCGACCAGGCCATGGAATGTATGGACACCCTCGGCCACTGCCATGTCACCCATTTATATAATGCCATGACGCCCTTTCATCACCGTAAACCCGGCGTCGTCGGGGCGGCACTGCTCAATAAGCACGCCTGCTGCGAATTGATCTGCGACGACCTCCACGTCCATCCGGCAGCGCAGAAACTGGCTTATCAGATGAAAGGCCGCGATGGCCTCATCCTGGTCACTGATTCTTTGCGGGCCTGCCTGCAAGGCGATGGCGAGTCCAGCCTGGGCGGCCAGAAAGTCTTTGTCAAGAACGGCGAAGCCCGCTTGGCCGACGGAACTCTGGCTGCCAGCATTGCCCCCATGAACGAAGTGGCCCTCCACTTCCTGATCAATTCCGGCGCTTCCATTCCCGAAGTCGTCGCCATGGCTACGGTCAACCCGGCCAAGGCCCTCGGCGTCTACGACCGCATCGGTTCCTTAGAAGAAGGGAAACAGGCGGACATCACCATTCTGGACAGCAACGATTTCCACGTAAAACAGACAGTCATCGCCGGGGAGCTGGCATACAATGAAGAAGCGTAA
- a CDS encoding DNA polymerase IV yields the protein MARRWIMHVDMDAFYASVEQRDNPALKGLPVIVGGLMERGVVATASYEARACGVHSAMSMKLARRLCPNGVFLPVRMSHYRRISHQIRLILSHYSPFIEPLALDEAFLDVSGMERHYPDIVDIGKAVKEEIRRTTGLVASAGIAPNKFLAKLASDLRKPDGLVWIPYGTERQILAPLPLSRLWGVGKVTAEALQKAGYHTIGDIAAASPEVLQPVVGNQARRIYCLAQGQDNRPLEVRRRPQSVGNEHTYSHDLTQEAEVDEQFRLLANEVSWRLRQNRLMGRTITIKIRYASFKTITRSLTLQSMGTCSEEQLYFSAKRLYNKSKGHEPIRLLGLTVSQLQAYQVQGDLFSEDEETKAKVTEAIDKLQKRFGRTAIMKGFLWEMSHEKDT from the coding sequence ATGGCACGGCGATGGATCATGCATGTCGATATGGATGCGTTTTATGCGTCTGTAGAACAACGGGATAACCCGGCCCTGAAGGGGCTGCCGGTCATTGTCGGCGGTCTCATGGAACGGGGCGTCGTCGCGACGGCCTCTTATGAGGCGAGGGCTTGCGGTGTCCATTCGGCCATGAGCATGAAACTGGCCCGCCGTCTCTGTCCCAACGGCGTCTTCCTGCCCGTGCGCATGTCCCATTACCGGCGCATTTCCCACCAGATACGCCTGATCTTGTCCCACTACTCGCCGTTTATCGAACCACTGGCCTTAGATGAGGCTTTCCTCGATGTCTCCGGGATGGAACGCCATTATCCGGATATCGTCGACATAGGCAAGGCCGTCAAGGAAGAGATACGGCGGACGACGGGCCTTGTCGCCTCGGCCGGCATTGCGCCCAATAAGTTCCTGGCCAAATTGGCGTCGGACCTTCGCAAACCGGATGGCCTGGTCTGGATCCCCTATGGGACGGAACGTCAGATATTGGCGCCCCTGCCGCTGAGCCGCCTGTGGGGTGTCGGCAAGGTAACAGCCGAAGCCTTGCAAAAAGCGGGCTACCATACCATCGGTGATATTGCGGCAGCCAGTCCCGAAGTACTCCAGCCTGTCGTCGGCAATCAGGCCCGGCGGATTTACTGCCTGGCCCAGGGGCAGGATAACCGGCCGCTGGAAGTGCGGCGGCGGCCTCAGTCCGTCGGCAATGAGCATACGTACAGCCACGATCTGACACAGGAGGCCGAAGTGGATGAACAGTTCCGACTCCTGGCCAATGAAGTGTCCTGGCGGCTCCGGCAGAACCGGCTCATGGGACGGACCATCACTATCAAGATACGCTATGCCTCATTCAAGACCATTACCAGGTCTTTGACGTTGCAGAGCATGGGAACTTGTTCAGAAGAACAATTATATTTTTCGGCAAAAAGATTGTATAATAAGAGCAAAGGCCATGAACCCATCCGCCTCCTGGGACTGACGGTCAGCCAGCTCCAGGCCTATCAGGTGCAGGGCGATTTGTTCTCGGAAGACGAAGAGACGAAGGCCAAAGTGACAGAGGCCATCGACAAGCTGCAGAAGCGCTTTGGCCGGACGGCCATCATGAAGGGATTTCTCTGGGAAATGTCCCATGAAAAAGATACATAG
- a CDS encoding LysR substrate-binding domain-containing protein — protein sequence MDLFQLTYFIEVAHKKSFTKASKSLHISQPSISKGIKALEEHWGVQLFDRKGKNVELTETGSYLLPKIEELIKGFTQLNEEMESPQLLNAGKLSVGVPPMIGSSVIAPFIAHFINKYPKIELEMKEVGSQDVVSAIDDGLIQVGFVALPITTEIPYEFFIFHEEPLDVVLWPDHPLASRPSLTLSDIKDETFVFYPNGFSLNPYLRSAFQEIMAHPKIVCRSSNWDFLAQMVAGRLGISLMPHTICQRISPDLAVSVPLVQPHLYWTLALIWKSKGYLSHPSRTWVQSFKDYFKDANAAIQSAASEHPYLSEE from the coding sequence ATGGATTTATTCCAATTGACATACTTCATCGAAGTCGCTCATAAAAAAAGCTTCACCAAAGCTTCTAAATCACTGCATATCAGCCAGCCATCGATCAGCAAGGGAATCAAGGCCCTGGAAGAACACTGGGGCGTCCAGCTCTTCGACCGCAAGGGAAAAAATGTAGAGCTCACGGAAACGGGGTCCTATTTGCTCCCCAAAATCGAAGAGCTCATCAAGGGATTCACCCAGCTGAACGAAGAAATGGAATCGCCCCAGCTGCTCAATGCCGGCAAATTATCCGTCGGCGTACCACCTATGATCGGGTCATCGGTCATCGCACCGTTCATCGCCCATTTCATCAATAAATATCCTAAAATCGAGCTGGAAATGAAAGAAGTCGGTTCTCAGGACGTCGTATCCGCCATCGACGACGGCCTCATCCAGGTCGGTTTCGTCGCCCTGCCGATTACGACGGAAATACCGTATGAATTTTTCATTTTCCATGAAGAACCTCTCGACGTCGTTCTCTGGCCGGATCATCCCCTGGCCTCTCGGCCGTCGCTGACCTTGTCGGACATCAAAGATGAAACCTTCGTCTTCTATCCGAATGGCTTCTCCCTGAATCCCTACCTGCGCTCGGCTTTCCAGGAAATCATGGCCCATCCGAAGATTGTCTGCCGTTCCAGTAACTGGGACTTCCTGGCTCAGATGGTCGCCGGCCGCCTGGGCATTTCCCTGATGCCGCACACCATCTGTCAACGGATTTCACCGGACCTTGCCGTTTCCGTCCCCCTCGTCCAGCCCCATCTCTATTGGACCCTGGCCCTGATATGGAAAAGCAAGGGCTATTTATCGCACCCATCGCGGACATGGGTACAGTCGTTCAAAGATTATTTCAAGGATGCCAATGCGGCCATCCAGAGTGCCGCCTCCGAACATCCTTACCTTTCAGAGGAGTAG
- a CDS encoding C40 family peptidase has translation MTSISFAGATFHPGDKGNQITTIQQALANYGYDISVDGDYGASTQAAVRQFQEAQGLEADGIVGAATYEALMGEAMPENHTVQAGASAAMPAATSQNEITLVQQALANNGYDVAVDGAFGPGTERAIRSYQVDHGLEPDGIVGQETFYSLTGQSLPTGPIRRFGSGGYNGVSRVESPEATHILDIANQYIGVPYVFGGSTPSGFDCSGFTRYVYSAAGIDLPRGADEQYGVGYSVSMANLQPGDLVFFSTYESGISHVGIYIGNHQFINAASDGVSISDMDSNYWSARYIGAKRVM, from the coding sequence ATGACTTCTATATCTTTTGCCGGTGCTACTTTTCATCCCGGTGACAAGGGAAATCAAATCACGACGATTCAGCAGGCCTTAGCCAATTATGGCTATGATATTTCCGTCGATGGCGATTACGGCGCTTCGACGCAGGCTGCAGTCCGCCAATTCCAGGAAGCACAGGGATTGGAAGCAGATGGCATCGTCGGAGCTGCGACATACGAAGCCTTGATGGGAGAAGCGATGCCGGAAAACCATACGGTCCAGGCCGGCGCTTCGGCAGCGATGCCGGCAGCGACGTCGCAAAATGAAATCACGCTCGTCCAGCAGGCTTTGGCTAACAATGGCTATGACGTTGCCGTAGACGGGGCTTTTGGACCCGGTACGGAACGGGCTATCCGCTCTTATCAGGTGGACCATGGACTGGAACCAGACGGCATCGTCGGTCAAGAGACGTTCTATTCCCTGACGGGGCAGTCCTTGCCGACCGGACCGATCCGCCGTTTCGGCAGTGGCGGTTATAACGGGGTATCCCGGGTCGAAAGCCCGGAAGCGACGCATATTCTCGATATTGCCAACCAATATATCGGTGTACCTTACGTCTTTGGTGGTTCTACGCCATCCGGCTTTGACTGCTCGGGCTTTACGCGTTACGTCTATTCGGCGGCCGGTATTGACTTGCCGCGCGGCGCCGATGAACAGTATGGCGTAGGTTATTCCGTTTCCATGGCCAATTTACAGCCTGGCGACCTGGTCTTCTTCTCTACTTATGAATCGGGAATTTCCCACGTCGGCATCTATATCGGCAACCACCAGTTCATCAATGCCGCCAGTGATGGCGTCAGCATCTCCGATATGGACAGCAACTACTGGTCTGCCCGCTACATCGGTGCCAAACGCGTCATGTAA
- a CDS encoding GGGtGRT protein, whose translation MELFESYDRRIDKILGVLKEYGIGSVEECRDICAAAGLDPYKIVKDVQPIAFENAGWAYTVGAAIAIKTNARTAVEAAKAIGIGLQSFCIPGSVAEDRKVGRGHGNLAAMLLQDETKCFCFLAGHESFAAAEGAIGIVRNANKARKVPLRVILNGLGKDAAQIISRINGFTYVQTQFDYKTGELNIVREIPYSKSERANVRCFGADDVREGVAIMHHEGVDVSITGNSTNPTRFQHPVAGTYKKECIEMGKKYFSVASGGGTGRTLHPDNMAAGPASYGMTDTMGRMHSDAQFAGSSSVPAHVEMMGFLGMGNNPMVGASVAVAVAVEGAAKAGKF comes from the coding sequence ATGGAATTATTTGAAAGCTACGACAGAAGAATTGATAAGATCCTCGGCGTACTGAAAGAATACGGTATCGGCAGCGTTGAAGAATGTCGCGATATCTGTGCAGCTGCCGGCCTGGATCCCTATAAAATCGTCAAAGACGTACAGCCGATTGCATTTGAAAATGCTGGCTGGGCCTACACCGTTGGCGCTGCCATCGCTATCAAGACCAATGCACGGACGGCTGTAGAAGCGGCTAAAGCCATCGGCATCGGCCTCCAGTCCTTCTGCATTCCCGGCTCCGTCGCTGAAGACCGCAAAGTCGGCCGCGGCCACGGCAACCTGGCAGCTATGCTCTTGCAGGACGAAACGAAATGCTTCTGCTTCCTGGCAGGTCACGAATCCTTCGCCGCTGCTGAAGGCGCTATCGGCATCGTCCGCAATGCCAACAAGGCTCGTAAAGTGCCTCTCCGCGTCATCCTCAATGGTCTCGGCAAAGACGCTGCCCAGATCATTTCCCGTATCAACGGCTTCACCTATGTTCAGACCCAGTTCGATTACAAAACGGGCGAATTGAACATTGTCCGTGAAATCCCCTACTCCAAGAGCGAACGGGCTAACGTTCGCTGCTTCGGTGCCGACGATGTCCGCGAAGGCGTCGCTATCATGCACCACGAAGGCGTCGACGTTTCCATTACGGGGAACTCCACCAACCCGACCCGTTTCCAGCACCCCGTTGCAGGTACATATAAGAAAGAATGCATCGAAATGGGCAAGAAATACTTCTCCGTTGCATCCGGCGGCGGCACAGGCCGTACACTCCATCCGGATAATATGGCTGCCGGCCCTGCTTCTTACGGCATGACCGATACCATGGGCCGTATGCACAGCGATGCTCAGTTCGCTGGCTCTTCGTCCGTACCGGCTCACGTAGAAATGATGGGCTTCCTCGGCATGGGCAACAACCCCATGGTTGGTGCATCCGTAGCCGTAGCTGTCGCCGTAGAAGGCGCTGCTAAAGCTGGCAAATTCTAA
- a CDS encoding iron-sulfur cluster assembly scaffold protein: protein MLYSTEVKNMCPVTKGAYHGPAPIPEEGEWVQVKEIKDVSGLTHGVGWCAPQQGACKLTLNVKDGIIEEALVETIGCSGMTHSAAMASEILPGKTLLEALNTDLVCDAINVAMRQLFLQIVYGRTQTAFSEGGLPIGASLDDLGKGLRSQTGTMFGTKAKGTRYLEMTEGYVTRMALDEDNQVIGYEFIHLGKMMEAIKKGVEPAKAMEDAKGHYGRFEEAASYIDPRQQ from the coding sequence ATGTTATATTCAACAGAAGTTAAGAATATGTGTCCCGTCACGAAAGGCGCATATCACGGACCGGCCCCGATTCCGGAAGAAGGCGAATGGGTACAGGTAAAGGAAATCAAAGATGTCAGCGGCTTGACCCATGGCGTAGGCTGGTGTGCTCCGCAGCAGGGTGCCTGCAAATTGACACTCAATGTCAAAGACGGCATCATTGAAGAAGCCCTCGTTGAAACCATCGGCTGTTCCGGCATGACTCATTCTGCTGCTATGGCTTCGGAAATCCTTCCGGGCAAAACGCTTCTTGAAGCCCTCAATACAGACTTGGTCTGCGATGCTATCAACGTGGCTATGCGCCAGCTCTTCCTCCAGATTGTATACGGCCGTACCCAGACAGCCTTCTCCGAAGGCGGCCTCCCCATCGGCGCCAGCCTGGACGACCTCGGCAAAGGCCTGCGCAGCCAGACCGGTACCATGTTCGGTACGAAAGCGAAAGGCACGCGGTATCTGGAAATGACCGAAGGCTATGTTACCCGCATGGCACTCGATGAAGATAACCAGGTCATCGGCTATGAATTCATCCACCTCGGCAAAATGATGGAAGCCATCAAGAAGGGCGTCGAACCGGCCAAAGCTATGGAAGACGCAAAAGGCCACTATGGCCGCTTTGAAGAAGCAGCTTCGTATATCGATCCGAGACAGCAATAG